One Castanea sativa cultivar Marrone di Chiusa Pesio chromosome 4, ASM4071231v1 DNA window includes the following coding sequences:
- the LOC142630968 gene encoding putative serine/threonine protein kinase IREH1 isoform X1: MVFKGRFFSSSKKSDSSSPDGSNSNSNSNSNSPRSFASNSPIRSDKKKPKSKYDLHSSTTTTTAAAAATTSFGAACRPAQVKEGTKKKDYSKGKETLTSSSKSKPNSTLGSKTKTEAVEAASVSPILASSLGLNRIKTRSGPLPQESFFGFRGSDKASALGASNLSRSDGKKKKEAAAGAGSGTTSKAAGLLENWVDNGSNSDSMSTGSAQSRDQSPNVLARSRLHNGESTSEAGRSESSWCQSGGLRSSDACTPETAYDCDNPKESESPRFQAILRVTSAPRKRFPADIKSFSHELNSKGVRPFPFWKPRGLNNLEEILVVIRAKFDKAKEEVDSDLAVFAADLVGILEKNADSHPEWQETLEDLLVLARSCAMTSPAEFWLQCEGIVQELDDRRQELPPGMLKQLHTRMLFNLTRCTRLLQFHKESGLAEDENIFQFRQSIVPHSAEKRIPPGTGRESKSSSAAKASKAAATRKSYSQEQTNWKKNHFVSPGNFFSPPTYDTSKNLESPTSRDRMTSWKKLPSPAGKSMKEAAPLKLQNDVKVESLKVRGVSDADLSAAKPPELPPAKDSHEHSSKHQHKVSWGYWGDDQPNISDESSIICRICEEEVPTLNVEEHSRICAIADRCDQMGLSVNERLVRTAETLEKMIESFAQKDIQHVVGSPDVAKVSNSSVTEESDLLSPKLSDWSRRGSEDMLDCFPEADNSMFMDDLKGLPSMTCKTRFGPKSDQGMTTSSAGSMTPRSPLLTPRTSQIELLLAGKGAYSEHDDFPQMNELADIARCVANTPLDDDRSMPYLLSCLEDLRVVIDRRKLDALTVETFGARIEKLIREKYLQLCEMVEDEKVDITSTIIDEDAPLEDDVVRSLRTSPVHSKDRTSIDDFEIIKPISRGAFGRVFLAKKRTTGDLFAIKVLKKADMIRKNAVESILAERDILISVRNPFVVRFFYSFTCRENLYLVMEYLNGGDLYSLLRNLGCLDEDVARVYIAEVVLALEYLHSLRVVHRDLKPDNLLIAHDGHIKLTDFGLSKVGLINSTDDLSGPAVSGTSLLAEDESQLAESEHQRERRKKRSAVGTPDYLAPEILLGTGHAATADWWSVGVILFELIVGIPPFNAEHPQTIFDNILNRKIPWPRVPEEMSQEAQDLIDRLLTEDPHQRLGASGASEVKQHVFFKNINWDTLARQKAAFVPTSESALDTSYFTSRYSWNASDDHAYPASDLEDSSDADSLSGSSSCLSHRQDEVGDECGGLAEFESSSSANYSFSNFSFKNLSQLASINYDLLSKGLKDEHPTNPNA, translated from the exons atgGTCTTCAAAGGTcgcttcttctcttcttccaaGAAGTCCGATTCTTCAAGTCCCGACGGatccaactccaactccaactccaactccaactctCCTCGATCCTTCGCTTCCAACTCCCCTATCCGATCCGACAAGAAAAAGCCCAAATCCAAATATGATCTTCACTCCTCCACCACCACTACTACCGCCGCAGCCGCCGCCACGACCAGCTTCGGCGCCGCCTGTCGGCCAGCACAAGTCAAAGAAGGAACTAAGAAGAAAGATTACTCTAAAGGCAAAGAAACTCTGACCTCTTCGTCCAAGTCGAAGCCCAACTCCACGCTGGGCTCCAAGACCAAAACGGAGGCCGTGGAGGCCGCGTCGGTGTCGCCGATACTCGCGTCGTCGCTTGGATTGAATAGGATAAAGACGCGATCGGGGCCGTTGCCGCAGGAGAGCTTCTTCGGGTTTAGGGGCAGCGACAAGGCGTCGGCGCTCGGCGCGAGTAATTTATCGAGGAGTgatgggaagaagaagaaggaggcgGCAGCAGGAGCAGGATCAGGTACTACGAGTAAGGCGGCCGGTTTACTAGAGAATTGGGTTGATAATGGGAGCAATTCGGATAGTATGTCCACTGGGAGCGCGCAGTCTAGAGACCAGAGTCCCAATGTGTTGGCGCGTTCTAGATTACACAATGGGGAGTCCACTTCTGAAGCAG GGAGATCAGAATCATCATGGTGTCAATCTGGAGGCTTAAGGAGCTCAGATGCATGTACACCAGAG ACTGCATATGATTGTGACAATCCCAAGGAGTCTGAATCTCCCCGTTTTCAAGCTATACTACGTGTCACAAGTGCACCTAGAAAGAGGTTTCCTGCTGATATCAAAAGTTTTTCTCATGAACTAAATTCCAAAGGTGTTCGGCCGTTCCCATTTTGGAAGCCTCGAGGCTTAAATAACTTGGAG GAAATTTTGGTCGTCATCCGGGCAAAATTTGACAAAGCAAAGGAAGAAGTAGACTCTGATTTGGCTGTTTTTGCAGCAGATCTGGTTGGAATTCTGGAGAAAAATGCAGATAGTCATCCTGAGTGGCAGGAAACCCTTGAGGATTTGCTGGTTTTGGCTCGGAGCTGTGCTATGACATCTCCTGCAGAGTTTTGGCTTCAGTGTGAAGGCATAGTCCAGGAATTGGATGATAGGCGTCAAGAACTTCCACCGGGTATGCTGAAGCAGCTTCATACCCGAATGCTTTTCAATCTCACGAGGTGTACCAGATTGTTGCAGTTCCACAAAGAAAGTGGGTTGGCTgaggatgaaaatatttttcagtttcGTCAATCTATAGTCCCGCATTCTGCAGAAAAACGGATTCCTCCAGGCACAGGAAGAGAGTCTAAAAGTTCTAGTGCTGCAAAGGCCTCAAAGGCAGCTGCAACTAGGAAATCTTACAGTCAGGAGCAGACGAATTGGAAGAAAAACCATTTTGTATCGCCAGGAAATTTTTTCTCTCCTCCTACATATGACACTTCGAAAAACCTGGAGTCTCCCACAAGCAGGGACCGAATGACTTCTTGGAAGAAACTCCCTTCTCCAGCTGGGAAAAGCATGAAAGAAGCTGCTCCTTTGAAGTTGCAGAATGATGTTAAGGTTGAATCTTTGAAGGTGAGAGGGGTTTCTGATGCAGATTTGTCTGCTGCTAAGCCTCCTGAGCTTCCTCCTGCAAAAGATTCTCATGAACATTCTTCCAAGCACCAACACAAAGTTTCTTGGGGTTACTGGGGCGATGATCAACCAAATATTTCTGATGAAAGTTCAATAATATGTCGCATTTGTGAGGAGGAGGTTCCCACTTTAAATGTGGAAGAGCATTCAAGAATTTGTGCCATTGCTGATCGATGTGATCAGATGGGTCTAAGTGTCAATGAGCGACTTGTCAGAACTGCTGAAACTCTTGAGAAGATGATTGAGTCATTTGCACAAAAGGATATTCAACATGTAGTAGGAAGTCCAGATGTTGCAAAAGTATCAAATTCAAGTGTTACAGAAGAATCTGATCTTCTATCTCCAAAACTCAGTGATTGGTCGCGTAGAGGCTCAGAGGACATGCTTGATTGTTTTCCTGAAGCTGATAATTCTATGTTTATGGATGACCTGAAAGGTTTACCTTCAATGACATGTAAAACTCGTTTTGGTCCAAAATCTGATCAAGGAATGACAACATCATCTGCTGGTAGCATGACTCCTAGGTCTCCATTATTGACACCAAGGACCAGTCAGATTGAATTGCTCTTGGCAGGAAAGGGTGCCTACTCTGAACACGATGATTTTCCACag ATGAATGAACTTGCCGATATTGCACGATGTGTAGCAAATACACCTCTGGATGATGATCGCTCTATGCCATATCTATTATCTTGTCTCGAAGACTTGAGGGTTGTCATTGACCGTAGGAAATTAGATGCGCTTACAGTGGAGACATTTGGGGCACGCATTGAGAAGCTGATTCG GGAGAAGTATTTGCAGCTTTGTGAGATGGTGGAAGATGAAAAGGTTGATATAACAAGTACTATAATTGATGAAGATGCTCCTTTGGAGGATGATGTAGTCCGTAGCTTGAGAACAAGTCCTGTACATTCAAAGGATCGTACCTCTATAGATGACTTTGAGATCATAAAACCAATCAGTCGTGGAGCATTTGGACGTGTTTTCTTGGCTAAAAAGAGAACAACTGGGGACCTATTTGCAATAAAG GTTCTTAAAAAGGCAGACATGATCCGTAAGAATGCTGTAGAAAGTATATTAGCTGAACGTGATATTTTAATTTCAGTCCGCAACCCTTTTGTG GTTCGCTTCTTCTATTCTTTTACATGCCGTGAAAACTTGTATCTTGTTATGGAGTATTTGAACGGAGGAGATTTGTATTCATTATTGAGAAATTTGGGCTGCTTAGATGAGGATGTTGCTCGTGTATATATAGCAGAAGTT GTGCTTGCTTTGGAATATTTACATTCACTGCGTGTGGTTCATCGTGATTTGAAGCCTGATAATCTGTTAATTGCACATGATGGTCATATTAAG TTGACAGACTTTGGGCTTTCTAAGGTTGGTCTCATCAACAGCACTGATGACTTGTCTGGTCCAGCAGTAAGTGGGACATCCTTACTTGCTGAAGATGAGTCTCAGTTAGCTGAATCCGAGCATCAGCGAGAAAGGCGGAAAAAGCGATCTGCTGTGGGTACACCTGATTATTTGGCACCAGAGATACTTTTGGGAACAGGACATG CTGCTACTGCTGATTGGTGGTCTGTGGGTGTCATATTATTTGAATTGATTGTTGGTATTCCGCCTTTTAATGCTGAACATCCCCAG ACAATATTCGACAATATTCTTAATCGTAAAATACCATGGCCCCGGGTACCAGAAGAAATGAGTCAAGAAGCACAAGATCTAATTGATCG ATTACTGACAGAAGATCCTCATCAGAGACTTGGAGCCAGTGGAGCATCAGAG GTGAAACAACATGTATTCTTCAAAAATATCAACTGGGACACACTTGCCAGGCAGAAG
- the LOC142630968 gene encoding putative serine/threonine protein kinase IREH1 isoform X2 yields the protein MVFKGRFFSSSKKSDSSSPDGSNSNSNSNSNSPRSFASNSPIRSDKKKPKSKYDLHSSTTTTTAAAAATTSFGAACRPAQVKEGTKKKDYSKGKETLTSSSKSKPNSTLGSKTKTEAVEAASVSPILASSLGLNRIKTRSGPLPQESFFGFRGSDKASALGASNLSRSDGKKKKEAAAGAGSGTTSKAAGLLENWVDNGSNSDSMSTGSAQSRDQSPNVLARSRLHNGESTSEAGRSESSWCQSGGLRSSDACTPETAYDCDNPKESESPRFQAILRVTSAPRKRFPADIKSFSHELNSKGVRPFPFWKPRGLNNLEEILVVIRAKFDKAKEEVDSDLAVFAADLVGILEKNADSHPEWQETLEDLLVLARSCAMTSPAEFWLQCEGIVQELDDRRQELPPGMLKQLHTRMLFNLTRCTRLLQFHKESGLAEDENIFQFRQSIVPHSAEKRIPPGTGRESKSSSAAKASKAAATRKSYSQEQTNWKKNHFVSPGNFFSPPTYDTSKNLESPTSRDRMTSWKKLPSPAGKSMKEAAPLKLQNDVKVESLKVRGVSDADLSAAKPPELPPAKDSHEHSSKHQHKVSWGYWGDDQPNISDESSIICRICEEEVPTLNVEEHSRICAIADRCDQMGLSVNERLVRTAETLEKMIESFAQKDIQHVVGSPDVAKVSNSSVTEESDLLSPKLSDWSRRGSEDMLDCFPEADNSMFMDDLKGLPSMTCKTRFGPKSDQGMTTSSAGSMTPRSPLLTPRTSQIELLLAGKGAYSEHDDFPQMNELADIARCVANTPLDDDRSMPYLLSCLEDLRVVIDRRKLDALTVETFGARIEKLIREKYLQLCEMVEDEKVDITSTIIDEDAPLEDDVVRSLRTSPVHSKDRTSIDDFEIIKPISRGAFGRVFLAKKRTTGDLFAIKVLKKADMIRKNAVESILAERDILISVRNPFVVRFFYSFTCRENLYLVMEYLNGGDLYSLLRNLGCLDEDVARVYIAEVVLALEYLHSLRVVHRDLKPDNLLIAHDGHIKLTDFGLSKVGLINSTDDLSGPAVSGTSLLAEDESQLAESEHQRERRKKRSAVGTPDYLAPEILLGTGHGSYSIFLV from the exons atgGTCTTCAAAGGTcgcttcttctcttcttccaaGAAGTCCGATTCTTCAAGTCCCGACGGatccaactccaactccaactccaactccaactctCCTCGATCCTTCGCTTCCAACTCCCCTATCCGATCCGACAAGAAAAAGCCCAAATCCAAATATGATCTTCACTCCTCCACCACCACTACTACCGCCGCAGCCGCCGCCACGACCAGCTTCGGCGCCGCCTGTCGGCCAGCACAAGTCAAAGAAGGAACTAAGAAGAAAGATTACTCTAAAGGCAAAGAAACTCTGACCTCTTCGTCCAAGTCGAAGCCCAACTCCACGCTGGGCTCCAAGACCAAAACGGAGGCCGTGGAGGCCGCGTCGGTGTCGCCGATACTCGCGTCGTCGCTTGGATTGAATAGGATAAAGACGCGATCGGGGCCGTTGCCGCAGGAGAGCTTCTTCGGGTTTAGGGGCAGCGACAAGGCGTCGGCGCTCGGCGCGAGTAATTTATCGAGGAGTgatgggaagaagaagaaggaggcgGCAGCAGGAGCAGGATCAGGTACTACGAGTAAGGCGGCCGGTTTACTAGAGAATTGGGTTGATAATGGGAGCAATTCGGATAGTATGTCCACTGGGAGCGCGCAGTCTAGAGACCAGAGTCCCAATGTGTTGGCGCGTTCTAGATTACACAATGGGGAGTCCACTTCTGAAGCAG GGAGATCAGAATCATCATGGTGTCAATCTGGAGGCTTAAGGAGCTCAGATGCATGTACACCAGAG ACTGCATATGATTGTGACAATCCCAAGGAGTCTGAATCTCCCCGTTTTCAAGCTATACTACGTGTCACAAGTGCACCTAGAAAGAGGTTTCCTGCTGATATCAAAAGTTTTTCTCATGAACTAAATTCCAAAGGTGTTCGGCCGTTCCCATTTTGGAAGCCTCGAGGCTTAAATAACTTGGAG GAAATTTTGGTCGTCATCCGGGCAAAATTTGACAAAGCAAAGGAAGAAGTAGACTCTGATTTGGCTGTTTTTGCAGCAGATCTGGTTGGAATTCTGGAGAAAAATGCAGATAGTCATCCTGAGTGGCAGGAAACCCTTGAGGATTTGCTGGTTTTGGCTCGGAGCTGTGCTATGACATCTCCTGCAGAGTTTTGGCTTCAGTGTGAAGGCATAGTCCAGGAATTGGATGATAGGCGTCAAGAACTTCCACCGGGTATGCTGAAGCAGCTTCATACCCGAATGCTTTTCAATCTCACGAGGTGTACCAGATTGTTGCAGTTCCACAAAGAAAGTGGGTTGGCTgaggatgaaaatatttttcagtttcGTCAATCTATAGTCCCGCATTCTGCAGAAAAACGGATTCCTCCAGGCACAGGAAGAGAGTCTAAAAGTTCTAGTGCTGCAAAGGCCTCAAAGGCAGCTGCAACTAGGAAATCTTACAGTCAGGAGCAGACGAATTGGAAGAAAAACCATTTTGTATCGCCAGGAAATTTTTTCTCTCCTCCTACATATGACACTTCGAAAAACCTGGAGTCTCCCACAAGCAGGGACCGAATGACTTCTTGGAAGAAACTCCCTTCTCCAGCTGGGAAAAGCATGAAAGAAGCTGCTCCTTTGAAGTTGCAGAATGATGTTAAGGTTGAATCTTTGAAGGTGAGAGGGGTTTCTGATGCAGATTTGTCTGCTGCTAAGCCTCCTGAGCTTCCTCCTGCAAAAGATTCTCATGAACATTCTTCCAAGCACCAACACAAAGTTTCTTGGGGTTACTGGGGCGATGATCAACCAAATATTTCTGATGAAAGTTCAATAATATGTCGCATTTGTGAGGAGGAGGTTCCCACTTTAAATGTGGAAGAGCATTCAAGAATTTGTGCCATTGCTGATCGATGTGATCAGATGGGTCTAAGTGTCAATGAGCGACTTGTCAGAACTGCTGAAACTCTTGAGAAGATGATTGAGTCATTTGCACAAAAGGATATTCAACATGTAGTAGGAAGTCCAGATGTTGCAAAAGTATCAAATTCAAGTGTTACAGAAGAATCTGATCTTCTATCTCCAAAACTCAGTGATTGGTCGCGTAGAGGCTCAGAGGACATGCTTGATTGTTTTCCTGAAGCTGATAATTCTATGTTTATGGATGACCTGAAAGGTTTACCTTCAATGACATGTAAAACTCGTTTTGGTCCAAAATCTGATCAAGGAATGACAACATCATCTGCTGGTAGCATGACTCCTAGGTCTCCATTATTGACACCAAGGACCAGTCAGATTGAATTGCTCTTGGCAGGAAAGGGTGCCTACTCTGAACACGATGATTTTCCACag ATGAATGAACTTGCCGATATTGCACGATGTGTAGCAAATACACCTCTGGATGATGATCGCTCTATGCCATATCTATTATCTTGTCTCGAAGACTTGAGGGTTGTCATTGACCGTAGGAAATTAGATGCGCTTACAGTGGAGACATTTGGGGCACGCATTGAGAAGCTGATTCG GGAGAAGTATTTGCAGCTTTGTGAGATGGTGGAAGATGAAAAGGTTGATATAACAAGTACTATAATTGATGAAGATGCTCCTTTGGAGGATGATGTAGTCCGTAGCTTGAGAACAAGTCCTGTACATTCAAAGGATCGTACCTCTATAGATGACTTTGAGATCATAAAACCAATCAGTCGTGGAGCATTTGGACGTGTTTTCTTGGCTAAAAAGAGAACAACTGGGGACCTATTTGCAATAAAG GTTCTTAAAAAGGCAGACATGATCCGTAAGAATGCTGTAGAAAGTATATTAGCTGAACGTGATATTTTAATTTCAGTCCGCAACCCTTTTGTG GTTCGCTTCTTCTATTCTTTTACATGCCGTGAAAACTTGTATCTTGTTATGGAGTATTTGAACGGAGGAGATTTGTATTCATTATTGAGAAATTTGGGCTGCTTAGATGAGGATGTTGCTCGTGTATATATAGCAGAAGTT GTGCTTGCTTTGGAATATTTACATTCACTGCGTGTGGTTCATCGTGATTTGAAGCCTGATAATCTGTTAATTGCACATGATGGTCATATTAAG TTGACAGACTTTGGGCTTTCTAAGGTTGGTCTCATCAACAGCACTGATGACTTGTCTGGTCCAGCAGTAAGTGGGACATCCTTACTTGCTGAAGATGAGTCTCAGTTAGCTGAATCCGAGCATCAGCGAGAAAGGCGGAAAAAGCGATCTGCTGTGGGTACACCTGATTATTTGGCACCAGAGATACTTTTGGGAACAGGACATGGTTCGTATAGCATTTTCTTAGTTTAA